Proteins found in one Oscillospiraceae bacterium genomic segment:
- a CDS encoding transposon-transfer assisting family protein: MNNFTQDEINLMCIYNTGTKDGLMDALTAMREYLEPEEAELRDLTDSVLDKLERISDEEYEAMELYPDFDE, encoded by the coding sequence ATGAATAACTTCACTCAGGACGAAATAAACCTCATGTGCATCTACAATACCGGCACGAAGGATGGCCTTATGGACGCTCTCACTGCCATGCGGGAGTACCTTGAGCCGGAGGAAGCCGAGCTGCGCGACCTGACGGATTCGGTGCTCGATAAGCTGGAGCGCATCAGCGATGAAGAATACGAGGCGATGGAGCTGTACCCGGATTTTGACGAATAA